One Paenibacillus sp. FSL H7-0737 DNA segment encodes these proteins:
- a CDS encoding BlaI/MecI/CopY family transcriptional regulator, translating into MNRIPSITDAELEILRVLWLNPDCYSSEVVQQMTDRMGWSPNTTRTLLSRLVQKEAAGVKLEQSSRRMQLFYPRFSEQEYQRSETTSFMEKMYGGSIMPMVANFLQDEKLNTQEIEDLKTLFDNSGRIGELEKRESK; encoded by the coding sequence ATGAACCGAATACCATCCATAACGGATGCAGAGCTCGAAATTTTGCGGGTATTGTGGCTAAATCCAGATTGCTATTCTAGTGAAGTTGTTCAACAAATGACGGATCGAATGGGCTGGAGCCCGAATACGACCCGAACGCTTCTTAGCCGACTGGTACAGAAGGAAGCGGCGGGCGTGAAGCTGGAGCAGAGTTCGAGGCGTATGCAATTATTTTATCCTCGGTTCAGCGAGCAAGAATATCAGCGTTCCGAGACTACTTCCTTCATGGAGAAGATGTATGGTGGTTCCATTATGCCGATGGTGGCTAATTTCCTCCAAGATGAGAAGCTGAATACGCAGGAAATTGAGGATTTGAAGACGTTATTCGACAATAGCGGCAGAATTGGGGAACTAGAAAAGAGAGAATCTAAATGA
- a CDS encoding hybrid sensor histidine kinase/response regulator: MKKSYIILLLVFILVVLTGFRILWMETFQYPKQASIHNGQFDLRNWNAEDGSIHLLDGEWEFYPSQWLIDGNRQQLLGDNAPRHIQVPGGWSEVLHADKPSPYGYGSYRLLLYVDPAKHLNYSIRVPSVRTASELYVNGRLLTKSGQVATTKDEYISKDLPYSTTFTADDNGVIELVIQAANYVDSRSGGIVRSIKFGSEEAIAKEMKASIFMQFLAAIIFIMHAVYALILYLIGNREKKLLYFSLLAFCVTITSVFSTDEKLFHQLFYIGIDWDFRLTNIAFVIAAYALLQCTNHRELPYWRRMYPVYKIMNLGTAGITLFLNPTQVIMLFPIYYVLGGTAAVITLITMFKKVIKDLKSNLLLLISFLALMNYALWSLILLDSGLSLVYYPFDMIIAIACLASVWFKDYFIMHANTKELATTLQRMNDHKDQFLANTSHEFKNPLHSILNMSQSVLKRERHLLQERSIKELETVLSVGRRMTLILDDLIDVMSLREGNPRIHKRVIFIQPIVTGVLDMLQLNADVKSVKIANQIPEDFPPIYADENRVVQIVFNLLHNAVKYTNDGVISIQAFVKDGRAYIVIADTGIGMDENMLKRLFRPYEQASTNETMIDGGFGLGLSISKQLVELHGGTLVVSSVLGEGSKFTFSLRLAGLEVEEEDDLTNSFEPFQSIPIQEIASSVYMEKVKIPPATNQATLIEMNRERPILLVVDDDPVNLQVLEAILPPDEYDLTMVTSGKEALAVLDTKEWDLVISDIMMPQMSGYELTRMIRERFTLTELPVLLLTARSQPKDIQSGFIAGANDYVTKPVEAIEIKSRIEALATIKQSVREQLRLEAAWLQAQIQPHFIFNALNAVTALSDINLDKMRNLLDEFSNFLRNKFEFQNMDRLVPIEEELSLVRSYLYIEKVRFEERLQVIWETDDRGDIKVPFLTIQPLVENAIRHGIMKRNRGGTILIRISVYETHAEITVEDDGDGIDGVQLQRIFERKADSRSGVGLINTDLRLKRHFGTGLHITSTLGTGTKVTFHVHNRLNSGDKAR, encoded by the coding sequence ATGAAAAAGAGCTATATAATATTATTGCTAGTTTTCATATTAGTTGTTTTAACCGGCTTTCGCATTTTATGGATGGAAACGTTTCAATATCCCAAACAGGCGTCAATTCATAATGGGCAATTCGATTTACGCAATTGGAATGCAGAAGATGGCAGCATTCACTTACTTGATGGGGAATGGGAGTTTTATCCCTCGCAATGGTTGATAGATGGTAATCGGCAACAATTGTTAGGCGATAATGCGCCAAGGCACATTCAGGTACCGGGAGGATGGAGTGAAGTTTTGCATGCTGACAAGCCATCTCCATACGGGTATGGCTCTTATCGTTTGCTTCTTTATGTAGACCCGGCGAAGCATCTTAATTATAGTATTCGTGTACCCAGTGTACGCACTGCATCAGAATTATATGTAAACGGTCGATTACTTACTAAATCCGGACAGGTGGCGACAACAAAGGATGAATATATTTCGAAGGACCTACCTTATTCTACAACCTTTACAGCAGATGACAACGGTGTAATCGAACTCGTGATCCAGGCTGCAAATTATGTGGATAGTCGAAGCGGGGGCATTGTCCGATCCATAAAATTCGGTTCAGAAGAAGCCATTGCCAAAGAGATGAAGGCTTCCATTTTTATGCAGTTTTTGGCAGCGATTATTTTTATTATGCACGCTGTCTATGCACTTATTTTGTATTTAATAGGAAATAGAGAAAAGAAGCTGCTTTATTTTAGTTTGCTTGCATTCTGTGTAACGATCACGAGTGTCTTTAGTACGGATGAGAAGTTGTTCCATCAGTTATTTTACATTGGAATTGATTGGGATTTTAGGCTGACTAATATTGCTTTCGTTATTGCAGCCTATGCTTTACTCCAGTGTACGAATCATCGCGAGCTTCCATATTGGCGTAGGATGTACCCTGTCTATAAAATAATGAATCTAGGGACTGCCGGCATCACGTTGTTTTTAAATCCAACTCAGGTGATCATGCTCTTCCCTATTTATTATGTATTAGGTGGTACTGCTGCAGTTATAACGCTGATTACAATGTTTAAAAAAGTAATTAAAGATTTAAAGAGCAATCTTTTACTGCTTATCTCTTTTCTTGCGTTGATGAACTATGCTCTTTGGTCGTTAATCTTGCTGGATAGCGGTTTGAGTCTTGTCTACTATCCGTTCGATATGATTATTGCGATAGCTTGTTTAGCCTCTGTATGGTTTAAAGATTATTTTATCATGCATGCGAACACGAAAGAGCTTGCGACAACATTGCAAAGGATGAATGACCATAAAGATCAATTCCTAGCAAATACTTCTCATGAATTTAAAAATCCGCTTCATAGTATTCTTAATATGTCACAATCCGTTTTAAAAAGGGAGCGGCATTTGTTGCAGGAAAGGAGTATCAAAGAGCTTGAAACGGTTTTATCTGTAGGACGTCGAATGACATTGATATTAGACGATTTGATTGATGTGATGAGTTTACGGGAAGGAAATCCGCGTATACACAAAAGAGTCATATTTATTCAGCCAATTGTGACCGGAGTACTTGATATGCTGCAATTAAATGCAGATGTGAAGTCTGTAAAAATTGCAAATCAAATTCCTGAAGATTTTCCGCCAATATATGCGGATGAGAACCGGGTTGTTCAAATCGTTTTCAATTTACTTCATAATGCTGTGAAATATACGAATGATGGGGTCATTTCGATTCAAGCTTTTGTAAAAGATGGACGAGCCTATATTGTTATTGCTGATACCGGGATCGGAATGGATGAGAACATGCTTAAGCGCCTATTCCGTCCGTACGAGCAAGCCAGCACGAATGAGACTATGATTGATGGTGGCTTTGGGTTGGGTTTAAGTATAAGCAAGCAACTGGTTGAGCTTCATGGAGGTACGTTAGTAGTGTCCTCTGTTTTAGGAGAGGGCTCAAAATTCACATTTTCATTAAGGCTAGCAGGTTTGGAAGTAGAGGAAGAGGATGATTTGACTAACTCATTTGAACCATTCCAATCCATCCCGATTCAAGAAATAGCCTCCTCAGTGTATATGGAAAAAGTGAAGATTCCGCCAGCTACGAATCAAGCAACTTTAATAGAAATGAATCGTGAACGTCCGATTCTATTAGTTGTTGATGATGATCCTGTCAACCTTCAAGTACTTGAAGCCATACTACCACCAGACGAATATGATTTAACGATGGTAACGAGCGGTAAAGAGGCATTAGCTGTACTGGACACTAAGGAATGGGATCTGGTCATCTCCGATATCATGATGCCACAGATGTCCGGTTATGAGCTGACACGAATGATTCGTGAGCGGTTTACACTCACGGAGCTCCCTGTACTGCTCCTTACCGCAAGAAGCCAACCGAAAGATATTCAGAGCGGTTTTATAGCTGGGGCAAACGATTATGTGACGAAGCCAGTGGAAGCAATAGAAATAAAATCGCGGATTGAGGCGTTAGCTACGATTAAACAATCCGTTCGAGAACAACTGCGATTAGAAGCTGCATGGCTGCAAGCGCAAATCCAGCCTCATTTTATATTTAATGCGTTGAATGCTGTAACAGCTTTAAGTGATATTAATTTGGATAAGATGCGTAATTTGCTCGATGAATTCAGCAATTTTCTGAGGAATAAATTTGAATTTCAAAACATGGATAGGCTTGTTCCGATCGAAGAGGAGTTAAGTCTAGTACGTTCTTATCTATATATTGAAAAGGTTCGGTTTGAAGAAAGGTTACAGGTTATTTGGGAGACAGATGACCGTGGGGACATAAAAGTCCCATTTCTTACGATCCAGCCTCTCGTTGAAAATGCGATAAGACATGGCATAATGAAGCGCAATCGTGGAGGAACGATTCTTATTCGGATTTCTGTCTATGAGACGCATGCAGAGATAACCGTTGAAGATGATGGGGACGGAATAGATGGGGTCCAATTGCAACGAATATTTGAAAGGAAAGCAGATAGTCGTTCAGGCGTCGGATTGATTAATACTGATCTGCGATTAAAACGGCACTTTGGAACAGGACTCCATATCACAAGTACGTTAGGTACAGGGACAAAGGTAACTTTTCATGTACATAACAGGTTGAATAGCGGGGATAAAGCTAGGTGA
- a CDS encoding M56 family metallopeptidase, with translation MSPSLYETVVSFFGWVIQGSFMAGILVMLILILQFLFQNKLEARWKYLLWIPVAIRLLLPWAPESSLSLYNVLSLESFMPGIHQQMQDPSISASETGEHVKGSVAEKYGIVVGITELTAPTDTSGSKPENHFWWNEITSMGFVPVLVLIWLTGVLLLVAKTIYDQLRLQHALRAGSRIETPLLLALFHDTRQQLGVKRKVEFVSSERIPGPAVVGFCKPTVVISSSLLMSLHEGQLQYILAHEFAHVRRRDVAVNWIMHLVLILHWFNPLVWLAVNRARQDQEMACDAFVLDRMRPQQNNAYGQTIIQVLEHFSGDHRLPGLAGLSATHKQMKRRLIMIKQFNKKSYRLSILGMTIILALGSVTLVNAKEKDDGNATIAVSAQSEAGDHQLDITYPEEFNGSKVDRALYKQEMDKMNKLAADAAKALPAEDKKYIDDEINRVKELVKGTGDTYVIYHKYKALNSGLDLSYWGLTKEYASFDEYLQKAATIKGAVLQEPSNLPEGYTFSKARIGGPLGGKFIDDLRAEGKKSGKPVFTKKMDWKEADDIRLEYTNGKDTLAITKYTVDADGTKNNGFFDDDLPANVFPKYVFWQDGGKFGYSISTSSDLSRQEKIEILKAAIKK, from the coding sequence ATGAGTCCAAGCTTATACGAAACTGTTGTGTCATTCTTCGGCTGGGTGATCCAGGGATCGTTCATGGCAGGTATTCTGGTCATGCTGATCTTGATTCTGCAATTCTTATTCCAAAACAAACTGGAAGCCAGATGGAAATATTTGCTCTGGATACCCGTGGCGATCCGCTTGCTACTTCCTTGGGCACCAGAGTCTTCTCTTAGCCTTTATAATGTATTGTCTCTGGAATCCTTCATGCCTGGCATTCACCAGCAAATGCAAGATCCATCGATAAGTGCAAGCGAGACAGGAGAACACGTAAAGGGTTCTGTGGCGGAGAAATATGGAATTGTCGTTGGGATAACGGAATTAACCGCACCCACGGATACATCGGGAAGCAAGCCGGAGAACCATTTCTGGTGGAATGAAATTACATCGATGGGCTTTGTTCCAGTCTTGGTACTGATCTGGCTTACGGGTGTACTGCTTCTCGTCGCGAAAACCATATACGATCAGCTGCGATTGCAACATGCCCTGCGCGCTGGTAGCCGTATAGAAACGCCTTTGTTATTGGCCTTGTTCCATGATACACGGCAGCAGCTCGGCGTGAAGCGCAAAGTTGAATTTGTTTCCAGCGAGCGTATTCCCGGTCCGGCCGTCGTTGGGTTCTGTAAGCCGACAGTCGTCATCTCTTCAAGTCTACTGATGTCGCTGCATGAAGGACAGCTTCAGTATATCTTGGCGCATGAATTCGCTCATGTCCGTCGCAGGGATGTAGCCGTGAATTGGATCATGCACCTGGTTCTGATTCTCCATTGGTTCAACCCACTTGTATGGCTTGCAGTGAACAGAGCGCGACAAGATCAAGAGATGGCCTGTGATGCCTTCGTGCTGGATCGGATGAGACCACAGCAAAATAATGCGTATGGGCAGACGATCATCCAAGTGTTGGAACATTTCTCGGGAGACCATCGCCTGCCGGGACTTGCCGGCCTATCTGCGACACATAAACAAATGAAAAGGAGACTTATCATGATCAAACAATTCAATAAAAAATCATATCGCCTTTCTATCTTAGGGATGACAATCATTCTCGCGCTTGGCAGCGTGACGCTGGTCAATGCCAAAGAAAAAGATGATGGGAACGCAACGATAGCTGTTTCGGCACAATCAGAAGCTGGGGATCATCAATTAGATATCACCTATCCTGAGGAATTCAATGGATCTAAGGTAGACCGTGCGTTGTATAAGCAAGAAATGGATAAAATGAATAAACTAGCGGCGGATGCAGCTAAGGCACTTCCAGCAGAGGATAAAAAATATATCGACGATGAAATCAATCGCGTGAAGGAATTGGTTAAAGGGACGGGTGACACGTATGTTATCTATCATAAATATAAAGCGTTGAACAGCGGACTTGATCTTAGCTATTGGGGGCTGACGAAGGAATATGCTTCCTTCGATGAATATCTTCAGAAAGCAGCAACCATAAAAGGCGCTGTCTTGCAAGAGCCTTCCAACCTGCCAGAAGGCTACACTTTCTCCAAAGCGAGAATCGGAGGACCCTTGGGAGGCAAGTTCATCGATGATTTGAGAGCTGAAGGGAAGAAGAGCGGCAAACCGGTCTTCACGAAAAAAATGGACTGGAAAGAAGCCGACGATATTCGCCTGGAATACACGAACGGGAAAGATACGCTTGCGATTACGAAGTATACTGTGGACGCCGATGGAACTAAGAATAATGGATTTTTTGACGATGATTTACCGGCTAATGTTTTCCCGAAATACGTTTTTTGGCAAGATGGCGGTAAATTTGGATATAGCATTTCAACCTCATCGGATCTATCACGACAAGAGAAGATCGAAATTCTGAAAGCTGCAATTAAAAAATAA
- a CDS encoding BlaI/MecI/CopY family transcriptional regulator: MTKIPPITDAELEVMRVLWASPNCPSSQVVKQLAEQVGWSPNTTRTLLNRLVQKEAAGTTQEEGSKRNFLFYPLISEQEYLKSETKSFMKKLYGGALKPMLANFLQDKKLNEKEIDDLKALFDENRNNDDR; this comes from the coding sequence ATGACAAAAATACCACCCATCACGGATGCGGAGCTCGAGGTGATGCGCGTATTGTGGGCCAGTCCGAATTGTCCTTCCAGCCAGGTCGTCAAGCAATTGGCGGAACAAGTGGGGTGGAGCCCGAATACGACAAGGACGCTCCTGAACCGTCTAGTGCAGAAAGAAGCGGCGGGAACAACACAGGAAGAGGGATCCAAACGGAACTTTTTGTTCTATCCACTCATCAGCGAACAAGAATATTTGAAGTCGGAGACTAAATCGTTCATGAAGAAACTGTATGGCGGCGCCTTGAAACCCATGCTCGCTAATTTTTTGCAGGATAAGAAGCTGAACGAGAAAGAAATTGATGACTTAAAAGCTTTGTTTGACGAAAATCGCAACAACGATGATCGATAA